The Kribbella amoyensis genomic sequence GTGCGCTCGCCGGCGGCCACCGATGCGGCCCTTCACCACGACCGGCACCGTCGCGGGCTCGGCCCGATCCCAGCCCTGGTAGCAGAACAGGCACACCAGGCTGCGATCACCGGTTGCGGCCTTGCGGTGCCAGTGCTCCAGCGGTTGATCATTGACGTGTACTTCGCGGCCGGTGGTCAGATCGAGGCCGACCACCAGCAAGTCCTTCGACATCTGGACATCCCTTTCGACACGGAACAGCGCATGCCGAACGGAGACATCAACAACCGTCACCGGACGCGCGTGCGCGTGGACAGATGCCCCGACAAAAGTTGTCTGGTGCGATGTCGTTAAAGAGTGAGCCGCGCAAAATCAGTTAGTCAGCTGGGGCGCTCAGAGGCCCGGATCACGTTAGTTTTAAGGGCGCGGCGAAGGTTGCTTTGATTGTGTGGTGTGTGAGTTCTGTGTTTCGAGGCTCCACCAGAGTAGCGCACCGACTGGCCACGGAGCTGACGGCGGCGGCTCGATTCACCGGACACGGCACGGACCCTGCTGGCCGCCGTGAGCGAGGCGTTCACCCGGATGCGCTGCGACCGAGTTCGCCACCAGCTGGACGGCGAACACGATGACGAACTGGTCACCGTCCCGGCACTGCAACGGCTGGCTGATCTGCTGGCGCAGTACGACGCTACGCCGCTCTGCGGCGCCTGGGCGGCCCACGTCACGCCGCCGTCGATCCGAATGATCTGGGCGCAGCCTGACCGCCGCCGGTGAGGCGGCCGGGTGGGCTACGTGGGTGGCGGTGTTGAACCAGTCGGACCAGCGCGCCTCTTCGGCCGCGTGCAGGACCTTCAGCTCGAGCTCCAACCGTGCCAGCTCCTGCCGTTCGCCGAGACACCAGAGGCTCCGCGGTCCAGAGATCAGTCGCGGCTGGTGGACGAGGAAACAAGCGCAGCGCCGCCGACGGACTTAGCCGCGGTACTTCCGGACGGCTGCTGCTGGCTCGGTTGGGGTTTGGGACCACAGGTCGACGCTGCCCTGGCCAAGTGGAGCCGAAGTTGCGTGGTGCGGGTCGTGGTGCGAAATCGCTGAGACCGATGGTGAATTCGGTGTCCGGTGGCGGCGGCCGTGCAAACGAAAGTGCTGGTAGAGAGCAGATGCGGCGCTGTCGGTCCTGCTCGTAATCAGAAGCTCGCTCATTCGAGCACGTAAGACGGGGGTCCTGCAGCTCCCGCCTCTTCGGTGTGCTGCGCAGCCCAAAGTCGCTCGATTGGTGAGGGCGGTCCGCCAAATCGTGCCAAACGAGTTCCCGACTTGCGTCATTACGAGTGTCGGGTGGACCTGAGTGCCCTCATGCGCGAAGATTCAGACCGCCCGACGCCAGTCGCAACAAGGGGAATGGTGAGGAAGTGGACGTGAGTAAGGTTGCCCAAAAGGTGTCGCTTTTCACAGATCGATTGCCGATCCGAAGTTCACGAGGATGGGCGATGGCTGACGCGGATCGAGCTAACAAGAGGCTGCATTCGGACAGTGTTCCGGTAACACGCACAATCCGTGCCTTCCTGTTCGAGCACCCCTTTGCCAGTGCAGCGCTGTTGCATGTACCGGTGATCGCGTTGGCAGCGGTGGGATTCACGTGGGATCGCCCTTTCCTTCCGCATTTGGCTCCCGAGAATCCTTCGGATGTCCTGCAAACCGCGTGGCAGGTGCACTCCGGATTTGTTGCCATCGCCTTCGCGGGACTCGTCATGCTCATCGATATGGCTGGCCGCGAGTCGTTGATCAATCCGATCCACGAGCGCCGATTTCTACTGCAACACACCTTCTTCTTATTCGCCTTCTCGTATTCGCTCCTGGGCGCGATCGAACTCGGCGTCGCGACCGCGTGGTTCGATAACGCTGGCGTCGTATTTATACTTCTGCTCACTATTGTCACGTGGACCATTCTGCTCATTGGGAACGCTTATGCGCGCGCGATCCGTGCCCTGACGGAACCGGGTTACACAGAAAATGCGCAGAGGAGCGCGTTGGTGGCGCAACTGCGTGCCAGCATGGATGCCTCACGGGCAATGTCTCAAGCGAACACGGCGCTTCACGCGGTGGCACCAAGAACATGGTCGGCCGAGAAGGTCGAAGACGCGACGCCAATACTTCACATCGAATCGCAGGGTCGCTTAGCTGATGTGCACATACCCTCGATCAGGAGAATGCAGATAGAACTCACCGCATCGTCGGCCGTTGCCCAGAGCGTAGACCCCAACGCTGCGCCCGAATCGGCGAACCACTCATCGGGAATTTCTAGCCCACCTCTGGTGATACTTGCCTCTATCGGCCAGACGGTGGACGTCGGTCGTCCGCTCTTCGTCCTTAGACAAAAGCCCGTCGCCGATCGTATCGTGAATAGGGCAGAGTTGCGCCTCAAGCACGCAGTTCGTCTGGAGCAGGCATGATCAGCGGAGACAGGGCCAAGCGACGCTTAAAGCGACGACTTTGGGGGCCGCCCACGCTCAAGCGCCGGCACGCCCTATTCAAGCAAGAACTGGTCCGGGCGACGAGCCAGTTGGCGACTGCTGTGCGCCAAGGTGAAGAGGCCGCCACCGAGGGCGGCCTACAGCTCATTCGCGCACTGGTCCTGGAGGCCGTCCGCTACCACAGCGACTCGATCGAGGTTAGTCCTGCAGCGATGGGCGGGCCGAGTGTATACGGACGTGAATGGGGGGACCTCTTGCAGTCCTTGGAGCGCATCAGAGAAGCCGCCCACTGCAGTGACCACGCTCGGCTGCGTACCCGGGTGATCAATTTCTTCCTCGATCTCTTGGTGCAACTGTTCCATGATCGCCACCTGCCGGCCGGGCGCAACGTCGCGGGTTCTCTTGGCTGGATGTGGGCCGACATGGACAATGATGCAGGAAGTTGGTCTGCGGAAGATCGCGACTACTTCTTGATGAGACTGCGCGAGACGGCCACCTACGTGATGCCGGCACGCCTCAATGGCCCCGATGCCTCGGCCGCAGCCATCATTTACTGCTACCTCTTCGCGACCATGTTTCGGCGATCCCTCGCAGTTCAGCACTATGACAGCGCGCGTGACGTCGTGATGACCTTGATTGAAGCTCGCCCGAATCGAGCGGAGAATGATTTTCAGAAATCTTTCGCCGAATCGCAGGACGCAACGCTGCTCTCGCTGCTCGCGTGGATGCTCCTGACACGTCGGAACGATGCACCTGACGCGGGTGAGAGGGAGTTGCTCGACATATTGATCGGGGGCCTGGACGGTAAGGATCTTTGGAATGTCACCGCATTCGCCCTCGGCGCGGATTTCAGTTATCAGGTCGGCGCGGATAGTTGGGAATCTGAACGCAATTATGTCCGGGGGCGGTCGTCCGGATTCATCCAAATCGACACGTATGTTCGGGTGGCGGCACTCGTTATCGGGCTCAGTCGAGGTAGCCTGCGTGTCCCCACTGTGCCTGATGAGAAGGACGGCAGCCTCGCCCAAACGATGAAGGAGCTTCTCGACAGCCTCGTGGCGGGGAGCCCGCCCCAAGTCGCAGTGCTGATCGAGCGGGTGCGTGATGACAGGTTGCGTAACGACTTGCAGAGGCTGATCGACGCCAAAGAGGCAGTTCGCGCGCACCGGCTTGCTGGAGCGGAACTCGATGCAGTCAAAGTGTCTGCGTTCCACGAAGCTGTGGAAGATTCCCTACGGAAGATCCAAGGCATCAGAGAATTGATGCTCATTGAGCAGCGGCCGACCGCAGGGCCTCCGCAGTTCGGTTTCAACCAGTTGGAAGCAAAGTGGTGGTTCGTTGATATGGATGTCGATGCCGATCCGAAGGCCCTAGCTGAAGATTTGGTCCGAGGCCTTATCCGCGGTGAGGACGCGAGTATCATTGAAGCCGTCCGCGATTCCGAACCTTCTGACACTGTGAGTATCAATCAACTTCCGGGCATCCTCGAAGATTGGGCTGTGCGCCACGATGTAACAGAGGTCGTCATCGTTACGAACTCTTGGCGAGCCTACGAACGGCTGGCTGGGGTCGACGCATTGCTCGACGAAGCTAGCACTCGGATAGTGCGTATCGGGCCCCTGGATGCCAAGCTGTGCCGCACAGTCGATTCGACCGATCCGTTCGTGGCCGTGATGGCCTGCAGCGGCGCAGTCACGATACATAACGGCAGTCCGCTGGAGCCACAGCCGCCGGAGATGCAAGTCCACGGCGACCGTGTGCTTGCGTCCGTTTCCATCCTCACGCCCGATATGGTTGAAGCGATGACGGAAGTTGGGGTGCGCACCGCGCTCGACCTTCGCCAGCAAGTTGTCGTGAAGCTCCTTGAACACTTCACTGTTGAAGTGTCCGACCGGAGTCGAGTGGGCTTCTGGGCACTTCCGGAGCGCGAGTACTGAAGCTTTCTGACTCGCCCCGTTTGTCATCTTACTTGACGTGCTTTGTCGACGAACCGTCGATGTTTGGGCGAGGGCGGCCTCCTCGTCGGTGATCAGCTACGCGGCGCCCCGTAGGTCCCGGACTACCCCGATGCGTGGCCGAGCGGCTCCGCATCGAACGAGCCGCTTTGGCCATCTAACCAGCGTGCCCGTTCATGGCTAAGGCAGCGGTGATTCGCCGGCCCTGGGTCCGGTGATGCATCTGAGCCGTCGCCTAGAACGGTGGCGGAGGACGCGCTGCAGACGGCTAGGGCTCATCTGGCTACGGTAGCTGGAACGATGCTGTCAATGACTCTGTCAATGAAGGCGGGGCGACTCATGCCAGTTCAGGCAGCGGAGACACCGCGTTTGGCAGAGGATCCCGCCTGCAGACAGATGAGAAGCAGCAGGGCATCCAACTTGTAAAGCGGTGGTTAGGGGTTCGAGTCCCCTCGCCGGCTCTCTGAACTTGTGCAGTCTCGCCTGATGATGGACAGATCCGTCTCGGGTGAGGCTTTCCACCGTCTCGGCTGATGGTTTACGCCGTCTCGGTTGATGCTTGACACCCACTCCCTGCTCGTTCTCGGCTTGATTGCTGAGGAGCAGAGGGGGTGGGCTGATGCTTCGGGAGCTCAGCGTGGTCGAGCAGCGATATCAGGCAGTTCTTGCGGTCGTCGAGGACCGGTTGTCGGTGACCGAGGCGGCGGCGAAGGTCGGGGTTTCGCGGCAGACGCTGCACAACTGGTTGCGCCGGTATGCCGAGCAGGGTCTGGATGGTTTGGCTGACCGGTCGCACCGCCCGGTGTCGTGTCCGCATCAGATGGCCGCCGAGGTCGAGGTGCGGCTGGTCGAACTGCGGCAGCTACATCCGGCCTGGGGTCCGGATCGGCTGCTGTATCGGTTGGGGCGCGACGGGGTGGAGCCGCTGCCGTCGCGGGCGGCGGTGGGCCGGGCGTTGGCCCGGCTGGGGCTGGTGGCCCCCGGGCGGCGGCGCCGTAGCCGGGACAGGGTGTATCGGCGCTGGGAGCGGGGCCGGCCGATGGAGCTGTGGCAGTTCGACGTGATGGGCGGCGTCTTGCTCAACGACGGTCGGGAACTGAAGGCGGTGACCGGCGTCGATGATCACTCGCGGTTCTGTGTCGCGGCCGGGCTGGTGGAACGGGCCTCGACCCGCCCGGTCTGCGCGGTGTTCGCGGCCGCGCTGGGCCGTCACGGGATCCCGACCCAGGTCCTGACCGACAACGGCAAGGTCTTCACCGGCAGGTACAACAGCCGTCCGGTGGAGGTGTTGTTCGACCGGATCTGCCGCGAGAACGGGATCGAACACATCCTGACCGCGCCGCGGTCACCGACCACGACCGGGAAGATCGAACGCTTCCACGGCACCTTGCGCCGCGAATGCCTGGCCGGGCGGACCTTCGCCTCGATCGCCCAGGCGCAGGCGGTGATCGACGCCTGGGTGCACGAGTACAACACCGACCGGCCACACCAATCGATCGGCCGCTGCACGCCGGCCGAACGCTTCGCCACCCGCGCCACCGACCCCGGCCCCGCCCTCGACCTGACCGCCCTGGCCGACCGACGCACCGGCACCGACTGGATCACCCGGCGCGTCGCCTCCAACGGCGTCGTCTGCGTCGCCTGGCAACAGGTCTCCGTCGGCAAACACCGCTACGGCGAACTCGTCGACGTCCATGTCACCGACCGAATCCTCGAGTTCTGGTCCGGCAACGACCTCCTCCGCACCGTCGTCCGCGAATCGAGAGGAGAAATCCGTAAGAAGCGGGCCGCCAAACCCGCCTCAACCTAACCAAAACCGTCAAGCATCAACCGAGCACCGCACGTCAACCATCACCCGAGACTGGACACCGGCTCTCTGAACTTGTGCACTCTCGCCTGTTGATGGACAGATCCGTCTCGGTTGATGCTTGACTCCGCGGTCCCGCTCGATCTAGTCCGCACCGCGGTCAAGGACTTCCTCGGCCTACTTCGTCTGGTTCGGATGACTTGTGTGTACCTGCTCCAGATACACCACGTGATCTTCGACGTAGAACCAGATCCGGGCCGTACCTTTGGCGGTCGGCTTGTGCTGCCATCGCTGGTGGTCGACTCCTGCCCGGCACACAATTCCGAGCGCGTCCTTCAGCGGGTAGTTGGTCGGTGTCACGTCCAGCGGAGTCCTGGTCAGGAAGTCCCAGGTATCGGCGAGCGGACCTCGCAGTGTCGCTGCGAGATCGCGCCAGCCTTTCTGTGCGTTGACGGAAGCGAAGCGGAGTTCGTACTCGCTGTTCTTGGTCGGGCGTTCGACTCTTGTCTGCTTGGCCATGCGTCAGGGACGCTCCACCGGCTCATCCTCATCAAGCCATTCCACGGGTGCATGACCCAGGCCGGCGGCGAGTGCAGTTGCTGTTTCACGCCAGGAGGTCAGCTCGGCGAGCGCGAGGTGTGCCTGGCCGGTGGCGAATGATGCCCTAGCTGCGGCCAGGATGTCGGTTGCGCAGGTCTCACGGCCTTCCGGACTGAGGGCGAGCATCCAGGGGAAGTGATCACTCATCCGCTCGCCGAGTGTTCCCTCGAGGCTGGTGGAGACGGCGATGAGCTGGGCCGCGAGCTCAAGTAGCGAGTTACGGGCTCGATTCTCGCTCTCCGACATGAGGACCAATGACTCGCCGTCCCGGCGCGTCACCTCGACAGGATGATCTGAAGCCGCGGCGAAAACATCGGCCGACGAGCGACTCAACTCAGACGACTGGAAGGAGTTTCGAGATGCCGTGTCGGGCGTCATGCAGCACATGATAGTTCAGAATGTGTTCTGAATCCAACTGTCGAAGATCGCATCACCGCAGCCGGGCTGTTTGCGCCATGAGCCCATGAGCGGAGCACGCGGAGCCCGACTCCGCTTGGTGAGCGCGTGATGCGCCGCGCGTGAGCGACGAGCCGGGGACATCGTCGATCGGATATGCCGGGTGAGTCGGCTCGATGTTGGACGACTATCGCGCACATGATCTCTCCCGCCTCGGTTACGTCCCAGTGTCGAAGGTCGGCGCAAACGCAGTAGTGGAACTGGTGATGCCCAGCTGAGGCGCTGCCGCGGCCGGTGCGACGGTTCGAGCATCGCGTCGAGCAGAAGTGAGAAGCCCTCTCCGCGTCCAGGTAGATCCCTCGTACAGCTCGCTGAACTCGTGATCAGCCGCGCGAGAGATGACCTCATCAGGCCACCTCTCGCGCGGCGTTGGCCAGTAGCAGCGCAAGGTCGGCTGAAGCCGCGCCCTTGTCGTTGGTCCTTAGATGGCGTGGTACACAACCACCGAGGTTGCCCTGTCGTTCATGTAGGCACCCACGTAAGGCGTGTTACCTCCGTAGAACTGTTCGCGGCCGGGCTGTCGGAAGTTGTAGTTGGTGTTCTCGTACAAGCCCGCCTGGTTGCACGCGCCGTACAATTTCAGCGATGAGATGTTGTCGTCGAGAGCGCCCCATTTCGCGCCGATGTCTTTGACTCCGTAACCGGCCGCGTCGCACGTTCCCGCGGTGCCGCGCCAATTGGTACAGCCCCCGCCGTAGTTGATGTTGATGCACATCGACATCAGGAGAGTGGTCGCCTGCGTGGCCGATGCAAGCTCTTGTGGATCCGAGCTGCACTTACGCTCGACGACGCGCGATTCGGTCTGCCCGGGCTTCACCGGGTCGAGAATCACGACGCAGTTCGGCGGGGTTGGCGCTGGGACCGCTTCCGCGGAAGCGGTAAGCGCCGATCCGGTGAGTAGTGCCACTGCGGCGCTGATGACAAGTCGTCCAAAAGTCTTCAAGAGATCGCTCCTAGCTCTCGAGGTCAGGTCGCCGGTCCGGCGGCGATCTCCAGGAGAACAAGAGGTTCTTTCAATTCACTGTCGAGATCCATCCCCGATCCCGACGCATCTCCCGGCCCACCAGCCCTTATGGTCGAGCACTTTCAGGCGATCGCGGCCGCTTGCGCGACCAGGCCAGCCTGGGTCGATTCAGCGGGTGGAATTTTGTTGCCCTGATGCTGACCGCGTGACTCGATACGATCGAGCCGACGAAAAGGGGGCGGTATGGATCAGGACACGTCGAGCCTGGTGCCCGGGCCTGGGCTGCACGGGCTGTTCGATGGTGTGCTGTACCCGTTGCGGTTCCATGGCGGCGGATGGGCGTTCCGGTCGGATCGGCCGGCCGCGGGCTTCACCGCGGACGGCGCTGTGTTCGTCCGGATGATCGCGGCCGACGACCACGTCGAATGCTTCGGTTTCCGGCACGAGGGCGTGTACCGAGGCCTCCCGGTCTCGGTACTGCCACGCCCTGGCGGGGGCGATCTTCAGTTGGTGTCGACCGACAGTGGGGCGACCAAGCAAGGGTTCGCCCCGCAGGAACTCCGTCGCGGCGGCACCGACTGGCGCAAGCTCGTCCGCAACGGTGACCCCGAGCTCCAGGTCAAGAGCACCAGGAGCCCGCGGCCCGTGCCGTGGGCCGATCACCTCGAGGAGGTCCTCCCGCCCCGGAGCAGTACGGCGGTCGCCCCTTCCTCGGTAGCGCTGGGTCGAGCTCGCGGTCTGAAGCCCGCGGGCCTGCGCAGGAGCGGCCGGTACGCGCTGGTCGACGGCGCGGAGTACGAGCTCGTGCACCGCAAGAGCGGTTGGGCACTGCAGTCGGATCAGCCCGAAGCGGGCTTCACGCCACTGCACGCCAATT encodes the following:
- a CDS encoding prevent-host-death protein — protein: MTPDTASRNSFQSSELSRSSADVFAAASDHPVEVTRRDGESLVLMSESENRARNSLLELAAQLIAVSTSLEGTLGERMSDHFPWMLALSPEGRETCATDILAAARASFATGQAHLALAELTSWRETATALAAGLGHAPVEWLDEDEPVERP
- a CDS encoding IS481 family transposase; this translates as MLRELSVVEQRYQAVLAVVEDRLSVTEAAAKVGVSRQTLHNWLRRYAEQGLDGLADRSHRPVSCPHQMAAEVEVRLVELRQLHPAWGPDRLLYRLGRDGVEPLPSRAAVGRALARLGLVAPGRRRRSRDRVYRRWERGRPMELWQFDVMGGVLLNDGRELKAVTGVDDHSRFCVAAGLVERASTRPVCAVFAAALGRHGIPTQVLTDNGKVFTGRYNSRPVEVLFDRICRENGIEHILTAPRSPTTTGKIERFHGTLRRECLAGRTFASIAQAQAVIDAWVHEYNTDRPHQSIGRCTPAERFATRATDPGPALDLTALADRRTGTDWITRRVASNGVVCVAWQQVSVGKHRYGELVDVHVTDRILEFWSGNDLLRTVVRESRGEIRKKRAAKPAST